Proteins encoded together in one Lathyrus oleraceus cultivar Zhongwan6 chromosome 5, CAAS_Psat_ZW6_1.0, whole genome shotgun sequence window:
- the LOC127087504 gene encoding regulator of telomere elongation helicase 1 homolog encodes MPTYNVRGVDVDFPYEAYDSQLVYMDKVMQSLQEEKNALLESPTGTGKTLCLLCATLAWRKSLGSFTTGLSLKTSDKGKTEISLSQSGASKFPAIVYASRTHSQIRQVIQELKRTSYRPKMTVLGSREQLCIHEKVKLLRGKTQTNACRSACRRRAKPKHQCNHFQNVPEYLKHNPNLGEEPVDIEDLVNIGRTSGPCPYYLSKELHKAVDIIFAPYNYLIDRGYRSSLQLSWSNSVLIFDEAHNLEGICADAASFDLPSWLLTACITEVQSVVDLLIVRRNNSNDKSQNPDDFAILKALLLKLEKRIAEVHIESKELGFTKPGPYIFELLADLNITQKTASKLKSIIADAATLLEEENQEKSTGTICRLDSIKDILDIVFKDGGTSHAKYYRVHVKEVEAWGANSSKGQVSRTLSWWCFNPGIALEGFAKEGVRSIILTSGTLSPLDSFAEELKLDFPIRLENPHVIGPNQIWAGVVSVGPLGRTFNSSYRTRDTTEYKQELGNAIVNLARIVPDGLLVFFPSYYLLEQSIGCWKSMSNENSASIWERICKHKKPVIEPRESSLFASSIKDYLTKLNDTTASGAVFFAVCRGKVSEGLDFADHAGRAVVITGLPFATSIDPKVRLKREYLDQQSGAQGQSFKVLTGDEWYNQQASRAVNQAVGRVIRHRHDYGAIIFCDERFAQPHRQSQFSKWIQPHIKCYSRFGEVVFTLTRFFRDGRTRGSTKLSLLEAENGGNLGKMPSSEPFKDKFHMEKLLQPLPTPMTPNCTSKASSLLDTKKGHTSFVGRILPANRSSLSSDRRLTVGCDSSSDTHETILHKRRTVLSQEPDGFDLGDSCQLGEKSKNMLIAPCFTKKRRFIAGEYDLKQHFGNSNEQSPSGSQNAQGDIDQCKDNVTSQSRNTEFLRQKDNLPADSTPSTADGTQGSAFLAQVRDKLSAAEYIDFVGYMKALKTKTLKISEVLLSISRLFSGPERLPLLKRFKDYIPAKYHSLYEQYVEGKVD; translated from the exons ATGCCGACGTACAATGTCAGGGGAGTCGACGTAGATTTCCCCTATGAAGCCTATGATTCTCAGCTCGTTTACATGGATAAAGTCATGCAATCGCTTCAGGAG GAAAAAAATGCATTGTTGGAGAGTCCCACAGGAACTGGAAAAACGCTGTGTCTTCTATGTGCTACTTTAGCCTGGCGGAAGAGTTTGGGCAGTTTCACAACTGGTTTAAGCTTAAAGACCAGTGATAAGGGTAAAACTGAAATTTCTTTGTCACAGTCCGGGGCTTCAAAATTTCCTGCAATTGTGTATGCTTCACGCACCCACAGTCAGATACGTCAAGTTATTCAAGAGTTGAAACGGACATCTTACAG ACCTAAGATGACAGTTCTTGGTTCTCGGGAGCAACTTTGCATTCATGAAAAAGTGAAGTTACTTCGCGGAAAAACACAAACAAATGCTTGTCGATCTGCCTGTCGAAGGCGTGCAAAGCCGAAGCATCAATGTAACCATTTCCAAAATGTTCCTG AGTATTTGAAGCACAATCCTAATCTTGGAGAAGAGCCCGTGGATATTGAGGATTTGGTAAATATTGGCAGGACATCTGGGCC GTGTCCTTATTATTTATCAAAGGAGCTTCACAAGGCTGTTGATATAATATTCGCTCCATACAACTATCTTATTGATCGAGGGTATAGAAGTTCTCTGCAACTTTCTTGGAGCAATAGTGTACTCATATTCGATGAAGCTCACAACCTG GAAGGGATATGTGCCGACGCAGCCTCCTTTGATCTGCCTTCTTGGCTTCTAACAGCTTGCATTACTGAGGTCCAAAGTGTTGTTGACCTTTTAATAGTAAGAAGAAATAACTCAAATGATAAGTCACAAAACCCAGATGATTTTGCTATCCTTAAAG CACTGCTTCTAAAACTTGAGAAGCGTATTGCTGAGGTTCATATTGAATCTAAGGAGTTGGGGTTCACCAAACCTGGGCCTTACATTTTTGAACTGCTGGCTGATCTTAATATCACACAAAAGACTGCTTCTAAGCTTAAAAGTATAATCGCTGACGCTGCAACTCTCCTTGAGGAAGAAAATCAGGAGAAATCAACTGGCACCATTTGCAGATTGGATAGTATCAAGGATATCCTCGACATTGTTTTCAAGGACGGAGGAACTTCTCATGCTAAATACTACCGT GTTCATGTGAAGGAGGTTGAGGCTTGGGGGGCCAATAGTTCTAAAG GTCAGGTGTCAAGGACACTCAGCTGGTGGTGCTTTAATCCAGGAATAGCCTTGGAAGGATTTGCCAAGGAAGGGGTTAGATCAATTATATTGACATCAGGCACATTATCCCCTTTGGACTCTTTCGCTGAGGAACTGAAATT AGACTTCCCTATTCGTCTGGAAAATCCACATGTAATAGGCCCAAATCAGATATGGGCTGGAGTTGTTTCGGTTGGCCCTTTAGGGCGTACTTTTAACTCCTCTTACCGCACTCGTGATACGACGGAGTACAAACAGGAGCTTGGAAATGCAATTG TAAATTTGGCTCGAATTGTCCCAGATGGACTTCTCGTATTCTTCCCATCTTATTACCTTTTGGAGCAAAGCATTGGGTGCTGGAAAAGCATG AGTAATGAAAATTCAGCATCGATATGGGAGAGAATTTGCAAACACAAAAAACCAGTTATAGAGCCTAGGGAATCTTCACTGTTTGCCTCATCAATTAAG GACTACTTAACTAAGCTGAACGACACCACTGCATCTGGAGCTGTCTTTTTTGCTGTTTGTCGGGGGAAG GTAAGCGAAGGATTAGATTTTGCAGATCATGCAGGTAGAGCTGTGGTCATTACTGGTTTGCCATTTGCCACAAGCATTGATCCTAAG GTTCGTCTAAAACGGGAATACTTGGATCAACAATCTGGAGCACAAGGGCAGTCGTTCAAG GTTCTAACCGGAGATGAGTGGTATAACCAACAAGCTTCTCGAGCTGTGAATCAAGCTGTTGGACGTGTAATTCGCCATCGCCATGACTATGGAGCAATTATTTTTTGTGATGAAAG GTTTGCACAACCTCATCGCCAGTCCCAATTCTCAAAATGGATACAGCCTCACATCAAG TGTTACTCAAGATTTGGAGAAGTTGTTTTTACTCTAACTCGCTTTTTTCGAGATGGACGAACTCGAGGTTCTACAAAGCTGTCACTATTGGAAGCTGAAAATGGTG GGAATCTGGGAAAAATGCCATCATCAGAGCCCTTTAAGGACAAATTTCACATGGAAAAACTTCTGCAACCTTTG CCTACACCAATGACTCCAAATTGTACTTCAAAAGCTTCATCTTTGCTTGACACAAAAAAGGGCCACACTTCATTTGTGGGGAGAATTCTGCCTGCCAATCGCTCATCTCTGTCTTCTGACCGTAGGTTGACTGTAGGTTGTGACAGTTCAAGTGATACCCACGAGACAATTTTGCATAAAAGGAGGACTGTGCTGTCACAAGAACCTGATGGGTTTGATTTGGGTGATAGTTGTCAACTGGGTGAAAAATCAAAGAATATGCTAATAGCACCTTGTTTTACCAAGAAGCGTAGATTTATAGCAGGGGAGTATGACCTAAAGCAACATTTTGGAAATTCTAATGAGCAATCACCATCAG GTAGTCAAAATGCTCAAGGTGATATAGATCAATGTAAAGATAATGTGACCTCTCAAAGTAGAAACACTGAGTTTCTTAGACAAAAAGACAATCTTCCTGCTGATTCAACACCTTCTACTGCAGATGGAACCCAAGGATCAGCATTCCTTGCTCAG GTCCGAGATAAACTCAGTGCTGCAGAATATATAGACTTTGTGGGTTATATGAAAGCGCTCAAGACCAAAACATTGAAGATTAGTGAAGTTTTACTAAGCATTTCTAGATTGTTCTCTGGACCGGAGAGGTTACCTCTCCTTAAAAG GTTCAAGGATTACATCCCAGCAAAATATCATTCTTTGTATGAGCAATATGTTGAAGGAAAGGTTGATTGA